Sequence from the Meleagris gallopavo isolate NT-WF06-2002-E0010 breed Aviagen turkey brand Nicholas breeding stock chromosome 22, Turkey_5.1, whole genome shotgun sequence genome:
TCACCCCTGCACTGCTATCTGGCCAGTTAGCCCTGAATGGAGGTACAGGAGGAGCCCTGTCTGTGCCAGGGCGAGCTGCCACGTGCCTTCCCCACTCTACCCAAATCACAGCACCTTACAGAGGTTTTTGTTGAAGTAAAACAGACACGGAGAGGCAAGGTTCAatttaatggatttttaaaaagctagtTAGTTTGAGAGGGCAAATCAGGAGCTGGCTAGCGATCTGAAATGACTAGCCAGTTGTTAAATTAACTCTCTGTTTggagcaactgcaaagaaagaaatacacagGTGTGCTGTGTAGTGCCTGGTCTCTGCAGGGGCGGTTCAGGCTGTGTCCCTGCAGAGGTGAAGGAGAGGAAGCTGAGGTGACCAGAGACAGCGCTGTGCCTCAGGACGGAGCAAGCCTGCTTCTGAAGATGTGCCCATTTTAGTTGTGGCTTCCAGATCTCGGCCTGGGGAGCTGAGCTCTAGCTTTTCACCCACCTGGGGAAGCAGCAGGTGGATCGCTGTTGCAGTTTTCCTGGTTTTGCACCACTGTCTGCCTGGCGCGTGCTGAAAGTGTTTTCCTGGGTGTAATGGCTGCAGTGTCAGAGCTGTCAATGGGGGAtgggcagcagccctgctgcacagggctgtgacACTGCTGTCTTCCCTCTGCAGGGACTGTGAAGGTGAAGAGCTCTAACATACAAGTAGGAGACCTCATCATTGTTGAAAAGGTGAGCCTTTATGTGCGTCTTCTTTGTAAAGTGCTTTTCTTGGGAATTGAGCTATTTGATTTATGATAGGCTTACAGTACTGAGTGTTGGATAACACAgtatttaattacttttcagGGTCTCCCTTTTTCCCTCTGGCCCTGGAAATAGCATCACTGCCTTTACAAACCAGATCTCAGAATCAGCACCTATAAGCAGTGTTTTCTGATCTCCCTATAGCAAGACAAAAAGGCTCCTGGCCCTATCTTTGACTGCTGCACATAGGTTAAATGTCTGATGCAAATACAGCATACAACATCAAAATGTGTTTGGTATAACCAACACAAAGGTGGAGGGACAGATCCGTTTGTGGGCAATAGGATGTacatttcccccttttttttctccagttattTTCTCCACACTTTCTCCATGCAAGCAGCTGTGTCCTCTGAAACTGTTAGTgtgaaaatattcagtaaaaaaaaaataaaatctcaaacCTGGTACCTGTAGGCCCCAGGTACGTGCTTTCTTCTAGCATAGAGCTTCCTTGAAAGGAAACTGGCATTGGTTTAATGTTTTTTCTGACCTCCAGAGTTATCACTAGCTCTTTTGTAAAGCTAGACCTTGGCCAGTCTGGTCAGTGGGAGCTGGCTCCGGTTGTTATTCTGCACTCGGGATTCTGCAGGGAAGTGAGCTTAGGATTCCAAGCAAAATGAATACCAAGCTTCAGTTTGACAAAGAAATGCTCTTTCTCCTCCGTAGCCTTTGCTCGTGGCCGGGGCTGTGGGAGGAGGCTGTGCACGCGTGTGGGGTGTGTGCACAATAATGGCCTTTCTTCTTGTAACAGAACCAGCGGGTCCCTGCTGACATGATCTTCCTGAGGACATCGGAGAAGAATGGTAAACATCTGGAACCAATTGTCAAAGTAGCCATTAACCTTTCACTGGTTGTTTAGAGAAAATTATCTTTTGAAAACGTGAAAGAAATAGATAATAGCAAAATTTTGAAGAGATGGGGAATTCAAAGGCTTTCAGGGACCACCAGTTCTCAGGATGTTACGCTCTGGTTTTTTGCTACTCCAAGAACGTAGGTAGTTGAATGCAGGGTGAATGAGGTCACAAAATGCCATGCGCTATAAATGCAAATCATTTTACGTGCTGttcaggtttgttttgttaAGTGTGGAATAAGGAAATGTTTGATCTGCAGGTTTACGGAGCATGATGACTAATTTCAAATGTCTTAAGGATACAGAGCAGAATCTCACTGTACTTTGAACTGGTGGGAGGAAACAAATGTGTGATGCAGGAGTATAATTCATCTATTCTTACCGTATTAACAAGTGTTACTTTAAATGAGATACCGTTTCCGAAGAAAGAAAGATGTcctagaaacaaaacattctgtAAGCTGTAGGTGTACTCACGTGAGAGCACTCATGGCTGTGGATGCTCCCCAGGGTCTTGCTTCCTTCGCACTGACCAGCTGGACGGTGAGACGGACTGGAAACTGCGGCTGCCAGTTACCTGCACCCAGAGACTGCCGACCGCCTCTGTAAGCTGCCTGCTAAACCTATTGTTGGGTGGAGAGGTATCGGTCAGCTGCCTGACAGATGTTCCTCTGCTTCAGCTAATGGTTTGGAGAAACGAGTGAACACTGTTTTGCACAGGACCGGTGCGCAGTGCAGGTTATGAATTGGGGCAGGGTGACGCTGGGTGTCTGTGCCACGTGGCTgttgtgcagagctgcatgcGAGGCTGTGCTGACCCTGCAGCAGGACATGGCTCCTGGGGAAGGCTGCTCTCCCCTCCAGAGAGCACTGCAGTAACTCAGTGCAGGACAGGTACTATTGCAGGATAGGTGCCTTGTTGCTGGGACACCTGAAATGCTCCCTTTCGTCTCCTGGATTGCAGTATACTTAGAGACACAACCCATGCATTTTCATGAAATGGCTCTGGAAGTTCATGGCTCACCTTCGTGAAAGGAGGAGTGACCAGTGGTGCTTCCCTGTATGATCTGAAACAAGCGTTTAGCCTCCACTAAATGTGCTGTTTCCCAGCCAAATTGCTCTTTAGCTAAAGTAGGTTAGTCTGGCTGAGTACTCTCTAGCTGAAGTAGTTTGTCTTCAAAATATATTANNNNNNNNNNNNNNNNNNNNNNNNNNNNNNNNNNNNNNNNNNNNNNNNNNNNNNNNNNNNNNNNNNNNNNNNNNNNNNNNNNNNNNNNNNNNNNNNNNNNaaaaaaaaacaccacagcacCAAGGCCAGGAGAAGCCCTGCTCCTGAGAAGCCTTTGGAGAGGGCAGGGCagagtgctggggctgcttggGAAGTGCACACAGGGCTGGGGCTCAGCTGGGTGCAGGTGTGGTGTTGGTGTCAGTGGGGTGTTGGAGTGCTCCTCTGTGTCCCAGCTGCTGTGGGGTAACAGCACCATATTCCTGCTGTGTATCTTccaaaccaccaccaacaaagTGTTTTGAGATAAATGAAGCACTGTACTCCATTTCCCTGAATTGTAGGGAAGCATTATGCCTTACTTTCCCTTCTGTGTCATAGAGCAGGTCAGTGCAAGTTGGGAATTCGATTCATTTGGAGTGCTTAGCTAGCCCCTTGCTGATGGGGGAGCTGGCAACCAAAATGTGATGGTGAGAGTGCCTGGCAGCTGCACGGGGCAGCCCCACCTGCTGCTCCTGGGCCTGGGGATCTGCTGCTCCGTGCTGAGCGGTGGCAGGGTGGTGTGAGACCAGAAAAGTCAATTCTGGGACTCCTCAGAGTTATGGAAATGGGGAGTGTGGATTTTGTTGGAGCTGGAGGGTCTTTGGATGTAGCACAGTCTTATTGGTGGCAAAATAAGAAGGAGCCCTCAATAGAAGGGAGTTAATGATGGTATGCTTGGAAGTAGTTGAACTTTGAGAACTTGTCTAGACACGGTTATGCTGGAATACCTCCTTGGGGTGGGCTATAGTCTGTCGtgtgggcatccctgctccacCTGAAGCATTTCACGTGGCATCCACGGAGGTGCAAATGGTGGTATGATGTGTGTGTGCTCACAGGAGAGGTGGGCAGAAAGTGTTGCACTTCCTGAAGCAAAACCTAGGGGTATTTTGCAAGTCAGGGGAAGATAAAGCTCCAAATACTCAAGGACTTGGAAAAGAGGTTTTGGTGTTTATGGCTGTGGTTCTGTGAAGTACCTGCTGGGTGGGAATAGTTACTCATGTAGTCAAGGAAAGACCCAGAGTCTGTGCAGCACAGTTAGAGAAGACACTTTTTCCACTGTTGGGTGCTTTCTTTCCCATCGTAACTGCTCAGACTCTCCCAGAGATGGGAGCTTGAAGGCATCCATTCTTGACCTCAGCTGACACTAATTATTGACCAAGCTCTGCATCATGTACTTCTTCTACTTAAGTAGTCTACAGAccagatttgttttttcataaTTAAATTGAATTTAGACACATCAATTTCCCATTAAATTGGTCCCAACAGGACAACATCTGAGTCTAAATTCCCCTTGGATTCAGGTCCTGCATCTGGGAAGTATGTCAACAAAACTCTTagttttttcatttccttcatttgtgAAAGTtgctggggggagggagggtggTGAAAAAAAAGCGTGTCACTCTCCCTGTCTTGCTGTTTAGATAGGAGGGTTTGAAACCGTGTCGATCATAGCTAAGAACACCTCGTTCAAGGAGGTCTTGAAACGTAACCTGAAGTGAGTGTGTTTAGCAGAATGGTGTGTGCCCAGATTTGGATGTATTGCTCTGCAGACTGCAGTACAGCAGGTCTCCAGTACACAGAGGCTGGACTTGAActagtttttaaaaaagctttcatgTGTACTTCCATCACTCAACACGTTAAGCAGTTAAAGTTTTGCTTAgttgaatatatatgtatatataatacTCTTTTACCTGGACAAATGTCAAGGTTTACAATATCACCCCCCACAGAGCTCTTATACTGCCCCAGAGCAGACGGTGAAcatgctggggctgctgcccaGACACCTCCACCCTGCCATGCACAGGATATACACGTATCGGATGTGTGGTTCAGTTACACCTTTAAAACGAAAGCCACAGATAGCTCTGGTGCTTGCAGGGAGCTTGGTTCCATTTCAGGACGGTGTGGGTTGGTAGTGTGGAATCAGAGCTCAGTCCTGCGGTGAAGCACAGGAGATGCAGGACCTGAATCCAAGGGGAATTTTGATTCAGATGTTATTGTGTTGGGACCTGCAACGTGCCCCTGGTGTGTGTGGGAGGCGAGTGGGGGACTTGCTTGCTATACTCTGGCACCCTTAAGGGTTGGAGCACTTACTGCAGGTTGCAGGATGCTGCGTGATGCTGGGCTGTCCAGAGCCGTGCCCATTCCCCATCACTGCCGTACAGGGGCCTGGAGCTTCGCCTCCTGCATGCTCACCTACCTTGAGCTTGGCAGGAGCTTGTGCTTGAAGGATGGTTGGGTTGAGCGAAAACATCCTGTTTTGGTTTAGAATTTCTCAAACCTCTTTTCCCATTCTGGTACTTCCCTGAGTCATATTTTGTCCTCCTGCAAATAGTGCTTGGTTTGCGGGGTGGCAGCAGGTGGAGGCAAGGGTGGACCTGTGGGTTTTGTCTCCTTttagtgagagagagagagagaataattTACAGATTTACAGCACTGCATCCTCATTGGGTCTGAAACTGTGTGTCTCACAAGCAGGGCTACAGCTCGGCATTCCGGTAGTTGTCAGCATCAGTGTCGGTTCATTTCTGCCTCTGGGGTTCTTGTAAGTTAATTGTTGTCTTGTTATTGCTGTGACTTTCTAGAGGCCTTTTCACGTGCGTTcgcttctgaaatatttcagagctAATATTGGAGTTAATTTTGCTTCTGTCAGCCCTCTTAGGTAGTAATTACCTCCATAATGGATGAGTGAATGTCATTTACTGTATTGGTGTACAGTGAAGAATGAACTGCTCTGAGCTTTGTGCTAACAATTTTTGTGAGGCCATTAACTAAGAATTTTgaaattcaaacaaacaaaaataactgaaaacaaagtaagCTTATAGTAATCAGGTTTTTCCTCTGTTAGGGTGCCTGTTCTGTCTCACCTGGGTCATACTCCAAGCCATTTTGCGAGGACTAGCTGGCTTGTACTCTTCCATTTCTATCTGTAGAAGGGATTTGCGATAAACTTCTCTCAGGCCTCATGAGCCTTCCTTTTTATTGGTTTTGTGGAAAACAGAACTGAGGTGCGTAATTTCTTAATGCTGCCGGTGCACTCGTGGCAGAGGAGTAGGATTTCAGTCCACAAACTGAACTGTGGGACTCTCAGAACATCCACTGTCTTTGGCTTGCAGTTCTGGTGGGGCCAGTCTAAATCCAGCTATTAACAATGTGACTTCTTTATTTTAAGGGAGTCCACGAGACGTCCCAGGTGATGGAGATGGTGAAATGAGCTCCAAAAGGTGCCgaacagaggaaacaaagaTCTGTGAGAAATGCTGTGCAGAATTCTTCGATCTCTCTGAATTCCTTGAGCATAAGAAAAATTGCACTAAAAATCCACCTGTCCTAATCATGAATGACAGCGAGGGAGCAGTCCCTCCTGAAGGCTTCTCCGAAGCTGCTGTCGGGAGCTTCTCGAGTGACCGAGGGGATAGCAGGGCACGCAAGGACACTCAGGCGAAGGGCTGCGCCGGttctgcagaaaagagagaaggaaaaatcgATGCCGAATCGGTAGGAGGAATGTACCTCAAAATAGAGCCCCCAGCTGCACCCGCGACTCCTGGGCTGAGCTATCTACCAAAATCCAAAGTACCGAACACTAACGTGACGTTGCAGACGATACGTGGCACTAAAGTGGCTGTGAACCAGCGTACCACCGACGCCATCGCTTCTTCAGCCGCCAGCTTTAACGCTATTCCGATGATCCTGGAGCAGCTCGTgtgcttgcagcagcagcagctccagcagatCCAGCTGACGGAGCAGATCCGCATCCAGATCGCCATGATGGCCCCTCACGCCCTGCACCCCTCCATCGCCGCTGCCGCCGACCCGCTGAAGGCGCTGGGAGCTCACATGTCCCAGCAGCTGTCGGCCGCCGTGGCGCTGATCGGGCAGAAGGCGGGGAGCCAGAGCCTATCGCTGGAATCCTTGAAGCAAGGCAAACTACCTCATGCTAACACT
This genomic interval carries:
- the LOC104914067 gene encoding probable phospholipid-transporting ATPase IIA, with translation MRLGALYTYWVPLGFVLAVTVIREAAEEIRCYMRDKEVNSQIYSKLTGRGTVKVKSSNIQVGDLIIVEKNQRVPADMIFLRTSEKNGSCFLRTDQLDGETDWKLRLPVTCTQRLPTASVSCLLNLLLGGEVSVSCLTDVPLLQLMVWRNE